Proteins found in one Panicum hallii strain FIL2 chromosome 4, PHallii_v3.1, whole genome shotgun sequence genomic segment:
- the LOC112889739 gene encoding probable aminotransferase ACS12, whose amino-acid sequence MRDNDNDFGPAAARNKKQQPSPSRDRAARPRADGGMRIVVPLQGVVQGRGGLVLGSLIPCALFYFLQLYIKRNRPPAPGSPPGSASAAGNANSASSPIHRSLSRGLLTPRAALPALSARGAVVRAGDEDSLYYAGLRRCADDPYHPASNPDGLINLGLAENHLSLDLVGRWMEEHAGAAMLDGIAGVGEDARDLTIRGLATYQPYDGILDLKMALAGFMRQIMHESVSFDPSQMVITSGATPAMEILSFCIADPGNAFLVPSPYYPGWDRDIKWRTGVELIPVPCRSTDNFNISITALEIAYKQAKKRGVRVRGVLISNPSNPTGGIVPRETLHDLLEFAAEKNIHFISDEIFAGSTYGSDKFVSVAEVVDELEDFDKGRVHIIYGLSKDLSLAGFRVGVIYSYNENIVAAAAKIARFSSVSTPTQRLLVSMLSDQKFISEYLTVNRERLRKMYHLFVDALKQVGIECFKSSGGFYCWADMSRYIRSYSQKGERKLWDRLLEEAKVNVTPGSSCHCIEPGWFRCCFTALSEEDIPVLVERLRRVTDSHRSNS is encoded by the exons ATGAGGGACAACGACAACGACTTCGGCCCCGCCGCAGCCCGCAATAAGAAGCAGCAGCCCTCGCCGTCGCGCgaccgggcggcgcggccgcgcgcggaCGGCGGGATGCGCATCGTGGTGCCGCTGCAGGGGGTGGTGCAGGGCCGGGGCGGCCTGGTTCTCGGCTCCCTCATCCCCTGCGCGCTCTTCTACTTCCTCCAGCTCTACATCAAGCGCAACCGCCCCCCGGCGCCCGGGTCCCCGCCgggctccgcctccgccgcggggaACGCCAACTCCGCCTCCTCCCCGATCCACCGCTCCCTCTCGCGGGGCCTCCTCACCCCGCGCGCAGCGCTCCCCGCGCTCTCCGCCCGCGGCGCAGTCGTGCGGGCCGGGGACGAGGACTCACTCTACTACGCGGGGCTCCGCCGATGCGCCGACGACCCGTACCACCCGGCGTCCAACCCCGACGGCCTCATCAACCTCGGCCTCGCCGAGAACCAC CTGTCGCTGGATTTGGTGGGCCGCTGGATGGAGGAGCACGCGGGGGCGGCGATGCTGGACGGGATTGCGGGAGTCGGGGAGGACGCCAGGGACCTCACCATCCGGGGGCTCGCCACCTACCAGCCGTACGACGGGATACTTGACTTGAAGATG GCTCTTGCTGGATTCATGAGGCAAATCATGCATGAATCAGTATCCTTTGATCCATCTCAAATGGTGATTACATCTGGTGCAACTCCTGCAATGGAAATACTGAGTTTCTGTATTGCTGATCCAGGGAATGCATTTCTTGTCCCATCACCTTACTACCCTGG TTGGGATAGGGACATAAAATGGCGAACTGGCGTGGAGTTGATACCTGTTCCGTGCCGTAGCACTGATAACTTTAACATTAGTATCACTGCTCTCGAAATAGCTTACAAACAGGCAAAGAAGCGAGGAGTAAGGGTTCGTGGGGTTCTCATATCTAACCCTTCCAACCCAACAGGAGGCATTGTGCCAAGGGAAACACTGCATGATCTTCTAGAATTTGCCGCAGAGAAGAACATACACTTCATTTCTGATGAAATATTTGCTGGTTCAACATACGGAAGTGACAAATTTGTCAGTGTGGCAGAAGTTGTGGATGAGCTAGAAGACTTTGATAAAGGCAGGGTTCACATCATATATGGACTCTCAAAAGACCTATCTCTTGCTGGGTTTCGAGTTGGAGTGATATATTCCTACAATGAAAACATTGTGGCAGCTGCTGCTAAAATTGCTCGATTCTCATCAGTGTCAACTCCAACACAACGCTTGCTTGTTTCCATGCTTTCAGACCAAAAGTTCATTTCAGAATACCTAACAGTTAACAGAGAGAGGCTCCGGAAAATGTACCATTTGTTTGTCGATGCTTTGAAACAAGTGGGGATTGAATGCTTCAAGAGCAGCGGAGGGTTCTATTGCTGGGCAGACATGAGCAGGTACATCCGGTCTTACAGCCAGAAAGGAGAACGCAAGCTCTGGGACAGGCTGTTGGAGGAGGCAAAGGTCAATGTCACTCCAGGTTCATCATGCCATTGCATTGAGCCTGGATGGTTCAGGTGTTGTTTCACAGCATTGAGTGAGGAGGACATTCCTGTCTTGGTGGAAAGGCTCAGGAGGGTTACTGATAGCCACAGGTCAAACAGTTAA
- the LOC112890649 gene encoding uncharacterized protein LOC112890649 yields the protein MGIRNSTTTFAQSWSSTQGRLVRVEVFVLFSALIWILVELLGSRRRRHSHEFFRCFVWAVYTLFTVLGPYTIGLLQDGPFRDQTFVLWGSILLLIQVSADSLSVYSIHDIEQRKRVLVQHVLQIVLVLWLIVNSKGHNTCYTATVWIFWIQSVILTYRKSAVLSNASKKGGLLKQSKVVADYMMIEHKLILPDVAPNPKTMEGYRYIFHGEEEVASLLPTAPEYRQGPGTKCTTIDSVWRWIEGQDVLTTGAVETIKDVALSFSLFKLLKRRLCGYRIGEAGRAKTLDFVLYGLISEEGNYGRAFAVIEDELAFLYDFLYTRYDTKNYMFWFLTFVNVVVTVTVWNSISGAFSRHYHRSNLEQRVHGTDVTRWVTIVLLIIVLVLSFLPPTMDRRWEIVDELHSHKQPTWETAMSQLSRNGRSEILWQRAFGQYSLLLDFDYHSWNVLPLLSLGLVDKTREGQKAGRKTMLTREIIERVLSGFKESNGQLHDGQSALARNQLLSQFSWACTLPTNIHNILVWHIGTTIAMDGHPVPRTGDHRVAKTLSDYCAYLVAFVPDMLPGHGYDTQRIFDAVVMEARKSLTGCDTVSSRCEKLTMMALASDSSGTILELGGRLGRELRGVVPEARRWKVLADFWAEFILFLAPSSNVEIHAEKLAAGGEFMTHLWALLTHAGILERPSTTDGAGGGNNGAPARDSPV from the coding sequence ATGGGGATCCGGAACTCCACGACAACCTTTGCCCAGAGCTGGAGCAGCACCCAGGGCCGGCTGGTGCGCGTGGAAGTCTTCGTCCTCTTCAGCGCCTTGATCTGGATCCTCGTCGAGTTGCTTGGctcacgccggcggcggcataGCCATGAGTTCTTCCGCTGCTTCGTGTGGGCGGTGTACACGCTCTTCACCGTGCTTGGCCCCTACACCATCGGGCTGCTGCAGGACGGTCCATTCCGTGACCAGACGTTCGTCCTGTGGGGCagcatcctcctcctcatccaAGTGAGTGCCGATTCCCTCTCGGTTTACAGCATCCATGACATTGAGCAGAGGAAGAGGGTGCTTGTGCAGCACGTGCTGCAGATCGTCCTCGTGCTCTGGCTGATTGTGAATAGCAAAGGTCACAACACATGCTACACCGCAACCGTCTGGATTTTCTGGATTCAGAGCGTCATTTTGACATACAGAAAGTCCGCGGTTTTGAGCAACGCGAGCAAAAAAGGAGGTTTGCTGAAGCAGTCGAAAGTGGTTGCTGATTACATGATGATCGAGCATAAGCTGATACTTCCGGACGTCGCTCCGAATCCTAAAACCATGGAAGGTTACAGGTACATATTCCATGGTGAAGAAGAAGTAGCTTCCTTGCTTCCCACGGCACCTGAATATAGACAGGGGCCTGGGACCAAATGCACCACCATTGATTCGGTGTGGCGATGGATCGAGGGTCAGGACGTTCTCACCACGGGAGCTGTGGAAACAATAAAGGATGTTGCGCTCTCCTTTTCGTTGTTTAAATTGTTGAAGCGCAGATTGTGTGGATACCGGATCGGGGAAGCTGGCCGCGCCAAGACATTAGATTTCGTGCTTTATGGGCTCATCTCTGAAGAAGGTAACTATGGCCGTGCTTTTGCAGTTATAGAGGACGAGTTGGCATTCCTATATGATTTCCTCTACACAAGATACGACACCAAGAATTATATGTTCTGGTTCTTGACATTTGTTAATGTTGTAGTAACTGTTACTGTTTGGAATAGTATCTCTGGAGCATTTAGCCGGCACTACCATCGTAGCAATTTGGAACAGAGAGTTCATGGAACCGATGTTACTCGCTGGGTAACCATTGTGCTGCTTATCATTGTTTTAGTATTGTCCTTTTTACCTCCCACCATGGACCGGAGGTGGGAAATAGTGGACGAGCTCCATAGCCACAAACAACCCACGTGGGAGACAGCGATGTCTCAACTTTCTAGAAATGGTAGATCAGAGATTTTGTGGCAGAGAGCATTTGGGCAATACTCCCTGCTACTGGACTTCGACTACCACTCGTGGAATGTGCTGCCGCTCTTGTCACTGGGTCTGGTAGACAAAACAAGAGAGGGGCAGAAGGCTGGGAGAAAGACCATGCTGACACGTGAAATCATCGAGCGCGTCCTTTCTGGGTTCAAAGAGAGCAATGGGCAGCTACACGATGGGCAGTCGGCTCTGGCCAGAAATCAGCTGCTAAGCCAGTTCTCATGGGCCTGCACCCTGCCCACAAACATCCACAACATTCTCGTATGGCACATCGGGACGACCATCGCCATGGATGGGCACCCGGTTCCCCGAACCGGCGACCACCGTGTCGCCAAGACGCTGTCGGACTACTGCGCCTACCTCGTAGCTTTTGTTCCGGACATGCTACCCGGCCATGGCTACGACACCCAGCGCATCTTCGACGCCGTGGTCATGGAAGCTCGGAAAAGCCTCACCGGGTGTGACACTGTGAGCAGCAGGTGTGAGAAGCTGACGATGATGGCCCTCGCAAGCGACAGCAGCGGCACAATCCTGGAGCTGGGGGGCAGGCTCGGGAGAGAGCTCAGGGGCGTGGTTCCGGAGGCGCGGAGGTGGAAGGTGCTGGCCGACTTCTGGGCCGAGTTCATCCTCTTCCTCGCGCCGTCAAGCAATGTTGAGATCCACGCCGAGAAGCTCGCCGCCGGAGGGGAGTTCATGACCCATCTCTGGGCACTGCTCACACACGCCGGCATTCTGGAGCGCCCCTCGACGACCGACGGTGCGGGAGGAGGTAACAATGGTGCCCCTGCACGTGATTCGCCTGTCTGA
- the LOC112890017 gene encoding protein DECREASED SIZE EXCLUSION LIMIT 1 isoform X2 has translation MASLERPRRRPPPDPAAVLRGHRAAVNDACFHPSLPLLFSGAADGELRAWDTASHRTASSVWAHGGTAGVYSVAAGAGLGNKIISQGRDGTCKCWVIEEAGLSRRPILTVKTSTYHFCKMSLVKSPSFTHSVRSGSSCETSDAEPPREATEENTESHVVNPTEGPQEHGEGITSTGQNMMAIAGQESSQVELWDITSARKIISLPQSSSANTKDHPTKQKGLCMAVQAFIPYESAGYVNILSSYEDGSTLWWDVRKPGLPISSVKYHSESALSIAIDASCNGGISGGADDKVVIFTLDHPKGAFTLRKEIELERPGIAGTTIRPDNKIAATAGWDHRIRVYNYNKGNALAVLKYHSDSCNAVTFSSDCKLMASCSTDTTVALWELYPPKPQSKLDAVKSDEVSC, from the exons ATGGCCAGCCTCgagcggccccgccgccgccctccgccggaccccgccgccgtgctccgcggccaccgcgccgccgtcaATGACGCCTGCTTCCATCCCTCCCTCCCGCTCCTCTTCTCCGG CGCGGCCGACGGGGAGCTCAGGGCCTGGGACACCGCGAGCCACCGCACCGCCTCCTCAGTCTG GGCTCATGGCGGGACGGCCGGGGTGTACTCGGTGGCTGCTGGTGCCGGACTGGGAAACAAGATCATCAG CCAGGGTAGGGATGGAACTTGTAAATGCTGGGTGATTGAAGAAGCTGGCCTCTCACG GAGGCCCATATTAACAGTCAAAACAAGCACATACCATTTCTGTAAGATGTCACTTGTAAAGTCTCCTTCTTTTACCCATTCCGTGAGATCGGGCTCAAGCTGTGAAACTAGTGATGCAGAGCCACCAAGAGAAGCCACTGAAGAAAATACAGAATCTCATGTTGTAAATCCTACAGAAGGTCCCCAAGAGCATGGAGAAG GCATTACCTCTACTGGacaaaatatgatggcaattgcTGGTCAAGAATCATCCCAG GTTGAACTTTGGGACATTACAAGTGCAAGGAAGATAATAAGCTTGCCACAATCATCAAGCGCTAATACAAAAGATCACCCTACTAAGCAAAAAG GACTCTGCATGGCTGTGCAAGCTTTCATCCCCTATGAATCTGCAGGCTATGTGAATATTTTGTCAAG TTACGAAGATGGAAGCACTCTCTGGTGGGATGTACGAAAGCCTGGGTTACCTATATCTTCAGTGAAGTATCATTCAGAATCAG CTTTATCCATTGCTATCGATGCGTCTTGCAATGGTGGAATCTCAGGAGGCGCTGATGATAAAGTAGTCATTTTCACGCTTGATCATCCAAAG GGTGCATTTACTCTTAGAAAAGAGATAGAACTTGAGCGACCGGGTATAGCTGGCACAACGATTCGGCCAGACAACAAGATCGCTGCAACCGCCGGTTGGGATCACAG GATTCGAGTGTATAACTACAACAAAGGAAATGCTCTAGCTGTGTTGAAGTATCACAGTGATTCG TGCAATGCGGTGACTTTCTCATCTGACTGCAAGCTGATGGCTTCCTGCTCGACGGATACCACGGTTGCATTGTGGGAGCTCTATCCCCCAAAACCCCAAAGCAAATTAGACGCCGTGAAATCGGATGAGGTCTCCTGTTAA
- the LOC112889984 gene encoding protein TPX2-like, whose amino-acid sequence MDSDDEEMCDASSSAPASPGGGAGEGEFEEEEAAGDVEDGQGAGEAVMVMEVVWFQVDLDYEFDAPRWFDLAQEEPPPEAAAAQAWFASAPSCPPSPLIAKMLAEDLGLQAITTIADTDVVHCSTASHESSSGAEQKIHRVQGWKPFHGSSENERRPGCRTTMKGTSLKGSTLMKPTASQLARQNRQVEPKNVMQIKKPVGVRSERSTISSNDCTYQSAKRQRLENGHLNKAAAATYQHEFIHKNHEKNVMNHNVDRPTGPTKLKITIPREPELATKLRAERSRVLRSMPTNLKQLKQQAAPSASTAQQLASNRKGVQPLRATGHQHTSRQHDDVVSNVPACTSNHARHLNNVDKKREDCRDDLFKFKARPLDRKILAGKGDIGVFRCAKRNTTVPKEFNLSTSRKGNPAPLSELFNKLSLTAGAHQHRGIERHISDLPNYITTKDCKENMIGNMQC is encoded by the exons ATGGACAGCGACGACGAGGAGATGTGCgacgcctcctcctccgcccccgcctcgcccggcggcggcgcgggcgagggggaattcgaggaggaggaggcggcgggggaTGTGGAAGACGGCCAGGGCGCGGGCGAGGCGGTGATGGTGATGGAGGTGGTGTGGTTCCAGGTGGACCTGGACTACGAGTTCGACGCGCCCAGGTGGTTCGACCTCGCCCAGGAGGAGCCGCCgccggaggccgcggcggcgcaggcgtGGTTCGCCTCCGCCCCCAGCTGCCCGCCCTCAC CCTTAATTGCTAAGATGTTAGCTGAAGATCTTGGATTGCAAGCCATCACAACCATTGCAGATACAGATGTTGTGCATTGTTCTACAGCTTCTCATGAAAGTTCCAGTGGTGCTGAACAAAAAATACATCGGGTTCAAG GATGGAAACCATTCCATGGCTCATCAGAAAATGAACGCCGACCTGGCTGTCGAACAACCATGAAGGGCACTTCCTTGAAAGGCTCCACACTGATGAAACCTACAGCCAGCCAATTAGCCAGGCAAAACAGACAAGTGGAACCAAAGAATGTGATGCA GATTAAAAAGCCAGTGGGAGTTAGAAGTGAGAGAAGTACCATAAGCTCAAACGATTGCACTTACCAATCAGCTAAAAGACAGAGATTAGAGAATGGGCATCTCAACAAG gctgctgctgctacctACCAGCATGAGTTTATTCATAAAAATCATGAAAAG AATGTTATGAACCATAACGTGGATCGTCCCACTGGTCCAACCAAATTAAAGATTACAATTCCCAGAGAACCTGAGTTGGCCACAAAGCTAAGAGCGGAGAGGTCAAGGGTTCTAAGATCAAT GCCAACTAATTTGAAGCAGTTAAAGCAACAGGCTGCACCATCTGCTTCTACAGCACAACAACTGGCCTCAAATAGAAAG GGAGTTCAACCACTTCGGGCTACTGGTCATCAGCATACAAGTAGACAACATGACGATGTTGTGTCAAATGTGCCAGCATGTACATCCAATCATGCAAGGCATCTTAACAA TGTTGATAAAAAGCGAGAAGATTGCAGAGACGATCTGTTTAAATTTAAAGCCCGGCCTCTGGATAGAAAG ATATTAGCGGGCAAAGGTGACATTGGTGTATTCCGATGTGCAAAAAGGAATACAACTGTGCCTAAG GAATTTAACTTATCAACAAGCAGGAAAGGCAACCCAGCCCCTTTGTCTGAACTATTTAACAAG CTGTCTTTAACTGCGGGAGCACACCAACACCGAGGAATAGAGCGTCACATCAGTGATCTGCCAAATTATATCACTACCAAG GATTGCAAAGAGAACATGATTGGTAACATGCAATGTTAG
- the LOC112890018 gene encoding peptidyl-prolyl cis-trans isomerase CYP18-1 gives MSVTLHTNLGDIKCEVFCDQVPRTAENFLALCASGYYDGTVFHRNIKGFMIQGGDPTGTGKGGTSIWGTKFADEFRESLKHNARGIMSMANSGPNTNGSQFFITYAKQPHLNGHYTVFAKVIHGFEVLDLMEKAQTGPGDRPLAEIRLNRVTIHANPLAG, from the exons ATG TCAGTGACGCTGCACACGAACCTGGGCGACATCAAGTGCGAGGTGTTCTGCGACCAGGTGCCCCGCACGGCGGAGAACTTCCTGGCCCTCTGCGCCAGCGGCTACTACGACGGCACCGTCTTCCACCGCAACATCAAGGGCTTCATGATCCAGGGCGGCGACCCCACCGGCACCGGCAAGGGCGGCACCTCCATCTGGGGCACCAAGTTCGCCGACGAGTTCAGGGAGTCCCTCAAG CACAACGCGAGGGGGATCATGTCGATGGCCAACAGCGGGCCCAACACCAACGGCAGCCAGTTCTTCATCACCTACGCCAAGCAGCCGCACCTCAACGGCCACTACACCGTCTTCGCCAAGGTCATCCACGGCTTCGAGGTCCTCGACCTCATGGAGAAGGCGCAGACCGGCCCAGGGGACAGGCCGCTCGCAGAGATCAGGCTCAACCGCGTCACCATCCACGCAAACCCACTCGCCGGATGA
- the LOC112890017 gene encoding protein DECREASED SIZE EXCLUSION LIMIT 1 isoform X1 — MASLERPRRRPPPDPAAVLRGHRAAVNDACFHPSLPLLFSGAADGELRAWDTASHRTASSVWAHGGTAGVYSVAAGAGLGNKIISQGRDGTCKCWVIEEAGLSRYDFLSVHSARRWNKSFVWTQYAVPRDEFSHPFFLTSSRRPILTVKTSTYHFCKMSLVKSPSFTHSVRSGSSCETSDAEPPREATEENTESHVVNPTEGPQEHGEGITSTGQNMMAIAGQESSQVELWDITSARKIISLPQSSSANTKDHPTKQKGLCMAVQAFIPYESAGYVNILSSYEDGSTLWWDVRKPGLPISSVKYHSESALSIAIDASCNGGISGGADDKVVIFTLDHPKGAFTLRKEIELERPGIAGTTIRPDNKIAATAGWDHRIRVYNYNKGNALAVLKYHSDSCNAVTFSSDCKLMASCSTDTTVALWELYPPKPQSKLDAVKSDEVSC, encoded by the exons ATGGCCAGCCTCgagcggccccgccgccgccctccgccggaccccgccgccgtgctccgcggccaccgcgccgccgtcaATGACGCCTGCTTCCATCCCTCCCTCCCGCTCCTCTTCTCCGG CGCGGCCGACGGGGAGCTCAGGGCCTGGGACACCGCGAGCCACCGCACCGCCTCCTCAGTCTG GGCTCATGGCGGGACGGCCGGGGTGTACTCGGTGGCTGCTGGTGCCGGACTGGGAAACAAGATCATCAG CCAGGGTAGGGATGGAACTTGTAAATGCTGGGTGATTGAAGAAGCTGGCCTCTCACGGTATGACTTCTTGTCCGTGCACTCTGCTAGAAGATGGAACAAAAGTTTTGTTTGGACACAATATGCAG TGCCGCGGGATGAATTTTCTCATCCATTCTTTTTAACTTCTTCTAGGAGGCCCATATTAACAGTCAAAACAAGCACATACCATTTCTGTAAGATGTCACTTGTAAAGTCTCCTTCTTTTACCCATTCCGTGAGATCGGGCTCAAGCTGTGAAACTAGTGATGCAGAGCCACCAAGAGAAGCCACTGAAGAAAATACAGAATCTCATGTTGTAAATCCTACAGAAGGTCCCCAAGAGCATGGAGAAG GCATTACCTCTACTGGacaaaatatgatggcaattgcTGGTCAAGAATCATCCCAG GTTGAACTTTGGGACATTACAAGTGCAAGGAAGATAATAAGCTTGCCACAATCATCAAGCGCTAATACAAAAGATCACCCTACTAAGCAAAAAG GACTCTGCATGGCTGTGCAAGCTTTCATCCCCTATGAATCTGCAGGCTATGTGAATATTTTGTCAAG TTACGAAGATGGAAGCACTCTCTGGTGGGATGTACGAAAGCCTGGGTTACCTATATCTTCAGTGAAGTATCATTCAGAATCAG CTTTATCCATTGCTATCGATGCGTCTTGCAATGGTGGAATCTCAGGAGGCGCTGATGATAAAGTAGTCATTTTCACGCTTGATCATCCAAAG GGTGCATTTACTCTTAGAAAAGAGATAGAACTTGAGCGACCGGGTATAGCTGGCACAACGATTCGGCCAGACAACAAGATCGCTGCAACCGCCGGTTGGGATCACAG GATTCGAGTGTATAACTACAACAAAGGAAATGCTCTAGCTGTGTTGAAGTATCACAGTGATTCG TGCAATGCGGTGACTTTCTCATCTGACTGCAAGCTGATGGCTTCCTGCTCGACGGATACCACGGTTGCATTGTGGGAGCTCTATCCCCCAAAACCCCAAAGCAAATTAGACGCCGTGAAATCGGATGAGGTCTCCTGTTAA